The Haloplanus sp. GDY1 genomic sequence CCCGCGGCGACAGAACGGTCCCGGATTCGACGAGCGTCTCACCGGCGCTGCAGTAACTCCCCCTGCGGACGACGTTGGTCCAGGCCTCGAGCGACGGTCCCCGGAGCCGCTCGCCGTCGACGCGGGCGTCCTCCCGTGGCACGACGGCGTCGGCGCCGCGCGGCAGGGGCGCGCCGGTGGCGATCCGCGTCGCCGTCCCGGCCGCGTGGTCGACGGGGTCGTCGTCCGGGGCGAGCGTGCGGTCGCGGATCGAGAGCGGGAGCGGATCGCCGGCCGCGACGGCGAAGCCGTCCATCGTCGCGTAGTCGTGCGCGGGGCGGGGGTCCGCGGCGACGACGGCCTCGACGAGTCGCAGTCCGCCGACGGCGTCGGCGGCGACCGTCGTCGTCTCGCCCGCGACTGCCTCCCCGAGCCGTGCTGCCGCCGTCGCCGCTTCGGCCGGATCACGGAGCGACGACACGGGTCCCCCGTCCGGCGTAACTACTTTCGATCAACTCGAAAAATGAATCCGATTTTTCGAAACGGAAGTAACTGGAACCGGACTCGATTTCTCGTCGGCTAGGTCTATCCACTAGCGTCGAGAAACGTAATATAGTTACGTTATTCCTCAAAAGGCTTATTAGGTTGGTGAATATGGTTACTGTCACGGTAGATTGCTGATGATGCTACAAACACTTAATATCGCGGTACCGCGTGAGGTGGGCCGATAGATGGAGTTCGACGGGACGTTCAGCCTATCGGACGTGACGACGGAGGAGGTGTGGCTCGCCCTCTCGGACCCGGTGATGGTCAGGAACGCGCTTCCGGGGTGTCAGTTCCTCGTCGAAGTCGACGACCCCGACGACGTGGACTTCGACGCGCTGTCCGAGGCGGCCGAGGACGGGGAGGACCCGCCGACGCTCCCCGAGGCGGACCCCGAGGACGTCGCCGAACGCGCCCTCGAGGAGGGCGGGCACTACGCCGCCCTCGTCCAGGTCGGCGTCGGGAGCGTGAAACCGCGGTTCGAGACGGTCGTGACCATCGACCGCAAGGAGTTCCCCGAGATGGACGCCTCCGGCTACGGGAGCGCGAGCGACTCCTCGTTCGAGATGGACTCGGGGATGACCCTCGTCGAGACGGACGACGGCGTCGACGTGGAGTGGTGGACCGAGGCCGACGTGTTCGGCCGCGTCGCCCAGATGGGCCAGCGCGTCATCAACCCGGTCGCCAACCGCGTCGTCGGCCGCTTCTTCAAACAGATCCAGAGCCAGTTGAGCGACGTCGGTGAGGAGTCCTCGGGACTCCGTGACCGCATCGAGGGACTCATCTAACCATGTCGACACGGGACATCTCGCTGACGGTCAACGGCACGGAACACGAACTGAGCGTCGAGCCGCGGACGCTGCTGATCCACGTCCTCCGGGACGAACTCGACTACACCGGCCCGAACGTCGGCTGTGAGAGCAGCATGTGCGGGGCGTGTACGGTCCACGTCGACGGCGAGGCCGTCAAGTCCTGTACCCTGCTGGCCGTACAGGCCGACGGCGCCGAGGTGACGACCGTCGAGGGCCTGGCCGAGGACGGCGACTTCCACCCGATTCAAGAGGGGTTCCAGGAGGAACACGGCCTCCAGTGTGGCTACTGCACGCCGGGCATGATGATGACCGCGACGCAGTTGCTGGAGGAGAACCCCGATCCGAGCGAGGCGGAGATCCGCGAGGCGCTGGAGGGGAACCTCTGTCGCTGCACGGGGTATCAGAACATCGTCCGCGCCGTCGAAACCGCCGCGGAGAAGATGCAGGAACGGCCGGCCGTGGCCGACGGAGGGGGTGACTGACGATGGGCGCCGAGTCCGACTCCGAGCCCCGATCCGGCGTCCAGGCCATCGACCCCGACGACGTCGACGCCGCGGACATCCTCGGGTCCGCCATCGAGCGCCGGGAGGACCCCGCGCTCCTGACCGGCGACGCCGAGTACACGGACGACATCGAGATGCGGGGGATGGTCCACATGGCCATCAAGCGGAGCCAGCACGCCCACGCCCGCATCGACGGGATCGACACGAGCGAGGCCGAGGCGATGGACGACGTCGTCGACGTCTTCACCGCCGACGACCTCGACGTGCCGGGCAACCTCCCGACGGGGTGGCTGCTCGACACGCTGGAGCAG encodes the following:
- a CDS encoding CoxG family protein translates to MEFDGTFSLSDVTTEEVWLALSDPVMVRNALPGCQFLVEVDDPDDVDFDALSEAAEDGEDPPTLPEADPEDVAERALEEGGHYAALVQVGVGSVKPRFETVVTIDRKEFPEMDASGYGSASDSSFEMDSGMTLVETDDGVDVEWWTEADVFGRVAQMGQRVINPVANRVVGRFFKQIQSQLSDVGEESSGLRDRIEGLI
- a CDS encoding (2Fe-2S)-binding protein — its product is MSTRDISLTVNGTEHELSVEPRTLLIHVLRDELDYTGPNVGCESSMCGACTVHVDGEAVKSCTLLAVQADGAEVTTVEGLAEDGDFHPIQEGFQEEHGLQCGYCTPGMMMTATQLLEENPDPSEAEIREALEGNLCRCTGYQNIVRAVETAAEKMQERPAVADGGGD